A section of the Scyliorhinus torazame isolate Kashiwa2021f chromosome 21, sScyTor2.1, whole genome shotgun sequence genome encodes:
- the LOC140398114 gene encoding C-X-C chemokine receptor type 5-like produces the protein MSKMRFNLEVLDTLNYPDYWSVNYMVDNDTTTAEYGETYCSEDDETPLYFQKVIIPTVYFLVFLFGTIGNGLVMLILLRYRHSRTPTDNYLLHLAMADLLLVLVLPFLAIESIFEWHFSLFLCKLIGSIHKLNFFCNSLLLGCISFDRYLAIVHAVQTYKKRKAKYVHLVCSAVWVTGLILQIPNLIFYSVVKVFPQNETKCTYPSDDIRANNWLIAEQILYHWIGFSLPLAVMCYCYSKVVKTLSKTQSFERHKAVKVVLTVTAMFFICWSPYNVAIFIKTLRMLDVIRAGCGFYGKLTFTIVVSECVGFSHSCLNPVLYVFIGVKFRNDVLKLLREMGCISQATMDSHFHMKRAGRSGNPSLSENTTSWSTV, from the exons ATGTCCAAGATGAGATTCAACCTAGAAGTCCTAGAT acgctgaatTACCcg GATTATTGGTCTGTGAACTATATGGTCGACAATGATACTACAACGGCTGAATATGGGGAAACGTACTGCTCTGAAGACGATGAAACTCCCCTGTATTTCCAGAAAGTCATTATACCCACAGTTTATTTCTTAGTCTTcttgtttgggaccattgggaatgGTCTGGTGATGCTGATCCTGCTGCGTTACAGGCATTCGAGGACTCCAACTGACAACTACTTACTGCACCTGGCAATGGCCGACCTGCTCCTTGTCCTGGTCCTGCCTTTTCTTGCCATTGAAAGTATTTTTGAGTGGCACTTCAGTCTCTTCCTTTGCAAACTCATAGGTTCCATCCACAAGCTCAACTTCTTCTGCAACAGTCTGCTGTTGGGGTGTATCAGCTTTGACCGGTACCTGGCCATTGTCCACGCCGTTCAGACTTACAAAAAACGCAAAGCCAAGTATGTCCACCTAGTGTGCTCAGCTGTCTGGGTGACAGGTTTGATCCTCCAAATCCCGAACCTGATCTTCTATAGCGTGGTGAAAGTATTTCCCCAGAATGAGACCAAATGCACCTACCCATCCGATGACATCAGAGCCAACAACTGGCTGATCGCAGAGCAGATTTTGTACCACTGGATTGGCTTTTCCTTACCACTTGCTGTCATGTGTTACTGCTACAGCAAGGTGGTCAAAACCCTGTCCAAGACGCAGAGCTTTGAGAGGCACAAAGCTGTGAAGGTTGTGCTGACGGTCACGGCAATGTTTTTCATCTGCTGGTCTCCCTACAACGTGGCGATATTCATCAAGACATTACGCATGCTCGATGTGATCAGAGCCGGTTGTGGTTTCTACGGAAAGCTGACATTCACCATTGTGGTGTCAGAGTGTGTCGGATTCAGCCACAGTTGTCTGAATCCAGTCCTTTATGTGTTCATCGGGGTCAAATTCAGAAATGACGTTTTGAAACTTCTCAGGGAGATGGGCTGCATTAGTCAGGCCACCATGGACAGCCACTTCCATATGAAACGTGCTGGGAGGAGCGGAAACCCTTCACTTTCTGAGAATACCACTTCCTGGTCTACTGTTTAA